The region TAATATGAAAATGCGAACCCTTCACAAAATAAAAATAACACATCATCAGTAACATCAAACTCATTTGCACTCCAAATCGGACAAGGTTACTGGTAACAATACTTAATGGCATAATGAGCCGTGGGAAGTAAACTTTCCCGAAGATATTGGCATTGTCTTTAAAAACTGTGGAAGTCTTTGTGAGGCAATCTGCAAAGTAATTCCAGGCAGTAATACCTACTATATAGAATAGCGGAGCTGGAATATCGCTCGGAGCTAAACCGGCAAGGTTGCCAAATATAAAAGTAAAAACTATGGTAGTAAAGAAGGGTTGTATAAAGAACCATAATGGCCCTAAAACAGTTTGCTTATAAAAAGAAACAAAATCGCGTTTCACCAATAATAATAATAGGTCTCTGTACCTCCAAACAGCCTTTAGGTTTAATTTAAATATTGAATTTTGCGGTTCAATAACTAGATCCCATTTCTCTTCTTCCTGTTGATTCACAATTATATTAATATTAATTTATAGCGGTTTATCCTAATAGAACTTAAAGTATATAAGCCTATATCAACCTCATTTATTTGGGCTGCAAAACTACTCTCTATTCCTTAATCAATCAAATATAATTGGTACGAGCAGATTACTATGCTGTATCTCCTTGCACCAAAATCCTATAGCATAAAAGGCATTTATACCGAAACTCAATATATAATAGTCCAAAAGAAAGGGGAACTAATTCCCCCGCATCCCGATAATTATCGGGATTAAGCGGGGCTTTCGGGATGTAGTTCGGCATTACCATTCTACAAACCTAAAATAGTCTTTAGACTATTTTAGGTTAAGAATTGGTATTACTTTAATTTAAATTTGTATTTCCGGATATTTTCCTAAAATTTAGCCGAACAAAAATGCCATTCACAAGTTATTTGCACAGAAAACTGCACTTACTACTAACTTGCAAATTGTAATGTTCGACTTTTAAGGTAATGCTCTGTGACATTATAGTACTATTATTCAATGCTATATAGTTTTAACTAAAGTGTCACTGAGTGGATAAAGAGGTGTAAGAATTTCAAAATGATTGACAAAATAGTTTTTTCGATATGCCGCAACTTTGTATTCAATAATCAACACCCTACTACCATGAAACAC is a window of Bacteroidota bacterium DNA encoding:
- a CDS encoding ABC transporter permease; the protein is MNQQEEEKWDLVIEPQNSIFKLNLKAVWRYRDLLLLLVKRDFVSFYKQTVLGPLWFFIQPFFTTIVFTFIFGNLAGLAPSDIPAPLFYIVGITAWNYFADCLTKTSTVFKDNANIFGKVYFPRLIMPLSIVTSNLVRFGVQMSLMLLMMCYFYFVKGSHFHITWAILLFPILTLMMALLGLGLGLIITAMTTKYRDLAFLITFGVQLLMYGTTVIYPLSKIPEKYRYIIELNPMTNIIEGFRYAFLGIGEFTLHGFVYTAVLTIIFLAMGVIIFNKTEKSFVDTI